A DNA window from Paenibacillus andongensis contains the following coding sequences:
- a CDS encoding efflux RND transporter permease subunit — MDFQKFLDVNIKKPSLISVSLILLILWGIYGAFQMKTDYLPSIQNSTIMVTVKTNSWDAKQVKSFVSDPVVQTLRGMKGLEALESNSFNGGFFCSLYFPIDYDMERAKSDVQQYLAGFTMPIGAEKPIITLLSTDAFPIARIQLESLTDETNESQLRIDEAQKIHNRLQSLPGISEVRVIGEDSNIIHIELDQQAMTERGFTMEDIHQALGQNHYSTVSGKLDWNGNIIPIKVTGSEDSAYEKLKQMPVHRLDGVQTTLSAFADVKETLKEGATVVRSDGRPSVIFEVVKHPSFNVMDVTKDLHDSIKELEASLPKGTQLHVIYSRGDNIQESIQHLIQEGLLGVFFSFVSIIVFLRSFRFAVITAVSIPISLFVTTGLLNLMGISLNLLTMAGLIVAMGRVVDDSIVVVDQILRLRKESPQLPHRLIISIAVKDMAAPVVSSTLTTVCVFLPILMTKGMISSSFWSFSWCVILTLLVSMIVALLIIPIFAAKWGGLAGYKETTNWEPRMRAFWVLTVNKRKMIIGVSFAALLFSIFAAYRLPVNLIPTNGISAVTIKAVGADNRKDLDGDVKRMEVLLQKDARIQTFSSVIGTDFTPQFDDVFDEGGGWVDVGQQAQMNVVLKRKSEENSFIHDMQHHIASLPMRSSITISNQNISGDDARTTLRVVGADAETLNHIADLISAKLKLVPGIRVQEVESEQEGYQIKLDEKKLEELGLHKEEILRMIADMMPKDHLVRMDGQNIPVNVSLKKDLSAVDPLLFLGDQTIPTPAGNSVRLSELGVLMPMINPPPIRERNGKFYSLVTVDMISSDIGKATSQMETALKEIELPKGVRIITGGVSSQVREMILEAGISLLFTVILISFIVGIMFRGWRAPLSVIVSIPFAGVGAIGGLWVTSGEWNLSAIVGLLMLAGIVVTNSIVLVDQMEKYRRAGTELSEAVAMGVMRRIRPICMTACTTILTCLPLIWVSTQDTIVSKTLGVVVVGGMLSSTIVTLLVIPFIYRWLHNGRGFLSSVPHNQK, encoded by the coding sequence ATGGATTTTCAAAAGTTTCTGGATGTCAATATTAAAAAACCTTCATTGATTTCCGTGAGTTTGATTTTGTTGATCCTATGGGGGATTTATGGTGCTTTTCAAATGAAAACCGATTATTTGCCCTCTATCCAAAATTCAACCATTATGGTTACTGTAAAAACAAATTCATGGGATGCCAAGCAAGTCAAATCCTTTGTATCCGATCCGGTGGTTCAAACGCTAAGGGGTATGAAAGGGTTGGAAGCCTTGGAATCTAATTCCTTTAACGGCGGATTTTTTTGCAGCTTATATTTTCCTATTGACTATGATATGGAAAGGGCGAAATCCGATGTTCAGCAATATCTTGCGGGTTTTACCATGCCAATTGGTGCAGAGAAGCCTATCATTACCTTGCTTAGCACGGATGCTTTTCCCATTGCCCGAATACAATTGGAAAGCCTGACGGACGAAACGAATGAATCTCAGCTAAGAATAGATGAGGCACAAAAAATCCATAACCGTCTTCAAAGCCTCCCGGGGATTAGTGAAGTACGGGTTATTGGTGAAGATTCGAACATCATTCATATAGAGTTGGATCAGCAGGCGATGACCGAGCGTGGATTCACAATGGAAGACATCCATCAGGCTCTGGGGCAAAATCACTATTCCACCGTTTCAGGTAAATTGGACTGGAACGGCAATATCATACCGATAAAAGTTACTGGATCGGAAGATAGTGCTTATGAAAAATTAAAGCAAATGCCGGTTCATCGTCTAGATGGTGTTCAAACTACACTATCTGCCTTTGCTGATGTTAAAGAGACTTTGAAAGAAGGAGCTACGGTAGTAAGATCTGATGGACGCCCCAGTGTGATCTTCGAAGTTGTCAAACATCCTTCTTTCAATGTTATGGATGTCACCAAGGACCTTCACGACAGTATAAAAGAGTTGGAAGCTTCTTTGCCTAAAGGTACTCAATTACATGTTATTTATAGCCGAGGCGACAATATTCAGGAGTCCATTCAGCATCTAATCCAGGAAGGGCTTCTTGGTGTCTTCTTTAGTTTTGTGAGTATTATTGTCTTTCTTCGTTCATTTCGATTTGCTGTCATTACAGCTGTATCTATCCCAATCAGTTTGTTTGTAACAACCGGTTTACTAAATCTGATGGGAATCTCTTTAAATCTTTTGACGATGGCAGGCTTAATTGTGGCTATGGGGCGGGTTGTCGACGATTCGATCGTTGTTGTCGATCAAATTCTGAGATTGCGTAAAGAATCTCCTCAGCTTCCGCATCGACTTATTATTTCTATAGCCGTTAAGGATATGGCTGCTCCTGTGGTTTCTTCTACGCTTACAACTGTCTGCGTGTTTTTACCGATTTTAATGACCAAAGGGATGATTAGCTCCTCATTCTGGTCGTTTTCTTGGTGCGTTATCCTTACCTTATTAGTTTCCATGATAGTCGCATTGCTGATCATTCCGATATTTGCTGCTAAGTGGGGAGGACTGGCTGGGTATAAAGAGACGACAAACTGGGAACCGAGAATGCGGGCATTCTGGGTGTTGACAGTAAATAAACGTAAGATGATCATTGGAGTAAGTTTTGCTGCTCTTCTGTTTTCGATATTTGCAGCCTACCGTTTGCCGGTCAATCTAATCCCGACGAACGGGATAAGTGCTGTAACCATCAAAGCGGTCGGAGCTGATAACAGGAAGGATTTGGACGGGGATGTTAAGCGGATGGAGGTCCTGCTTCAAAAGGACGCAAGGATTCAAACCTTCTCTAGCGTTATCGGGACCGATTTCACGCCACAATTCGATGACGTATTCGATGAAGGGGGAGGATGGGTGGATGTTGGGCAGCAGGCACAAATGAATGTCGTCTTGAAAAGAAAAAGCGAAGAAAATTCCTTTATTCATGACATGCAGCATCATATCGCTTCACTTCCCATGCGTTCATCCATTACGATCTCCAATCAAAACATTTCCGGAGATGATGCGCGGACTACACTAAGAGTTGTAGGAGCTGATGCGGAGACTTTAAATCATATTGCCGATCTTATCAGCGCTAAACTTAAGCTTGTTCCTGGAATCCGCGTTCAAGAAGTAGAAAGTGAGCAGGAAGGGTATCAAATAAAGTTGGATGAGAAGAAACTCGAAGAGCTTGGTCTGCATAAGGAAGAGATCTTACGAATGATTGCCGATATGATGCCGAAGGATCATCTGGTACGAATGGACGGTCAAAACATTCCCGTAAACGTTTCCTTAAAAAAAGATCTGAGCGCCGTAGACCCGCTACTGTTTCTCGGGGATCAAACGATCCCAACACCGGCAGGTAATTCGGTTCGTTTAAGTGAACTTGGCGTTTTGATGCCCATGATTAATCCTCCACCGATCAGAGAAAGAAATGGAAAGTTTTATTCACTTGTAACCGTCGATATGATAAGCTCCGACATAGGCAAAGCCACCTCTCAAATGGAAACTGCACTGAAAGAGATTGAACTGCCGAAAGGAGTTCGTATTATTACGGGGGGAGTGTCTTCTCAGGTTCGGGAGATGATCCTTGAGGCGGGCATCTCTTTGCTTTTCACAGTCATACTTATCTCATTTATTGTAGGCATTATGTTCAGAGGTTGGAGAGCGCCTTTATCCGTGATAGTCTCTATTCCTTTTGCTGGAGTTGGGGCTATCGGTGGATTATGGGTTACAAGTGGAGAGTGGAACTTGTCGGCCATCGTCGGTTTGTTAATGCTTGCAGGCATTGTTGTAACAAACAGTATCGTCCTAGTTGATCAGATGGAGAAATATCGAAGAGCTGGAACCGAGTTATCTGAAGCGGTAGCCATGGGGGTAATGAGACGCATCCGCCCGATTTGTATGACTGCCTGTACAACCATACTCACTTGTTTGCCGCTAATATGGGTTTCAACACAAGACACAATTGTTTCTAAAACACTCGGAGTTGTCGTAGTGGGCGGAATGTTAAGCTCGACTATTGTAACTTTACTAGTGATTCCGTTCATTTATAGATGGCTCCACAACGGCAGGGGCTTTCTTTCCAGTGTACCACATAATCAAAAATAG
- a CDS encoding DUF5667 domain-containing protein produces the protein MIVKFTKEPKRYNLLTKSAMLSVLVFSIGTSSVLASEISTPTPSSTPASVNVTKDTAASSQAGITLNESKTETSNLLPGDFFYFVKTMYENIRLALTINDIKEARLLAAFAQERLAEANALLAKGKTNEANLSLQKSLETQQNAVQKTDQASGLSTTEKSALAETATQSAAAEVKASTQKEQTTTIAANPGSEQIANSEQTEAEDVTYPVKEVKNPEQILKVKDDLQHNILALTSALEKVGNPKAQLALMKNIEKSFTHLDKKLSKIESKKRLEQTNEDVTAKVEQHPVASLVPTPVPTPGISPAINEAISVQEKQEISVEEKADQTKKGRDNQDINKSDQAKEKRNKSHHNGSEKGNGNGHDKNKGSKQE, from the coding sequence ATGATAGTAAAGTTCACAAAAGAACCCAAAAGGTACAACCTTCTCACCAAAAGCGCCATGCTCAGCGTACTCGTTTTTAGCATAGGCACCAGTAGCGTATTAGCTTCGGAAATTTCAACACCAACACCGTCATCTACTCCTGCATCCGTGAACGTCACCAAGGATACGGCTGCCTCTTCACAAGCTGGCATTACTTTAAACGAATCCAAAACAGAGACTTCGAATCTATTGCCAGGAGACTTCTTCTACTTTGTAAAAACAATGTACGAAAATATCCGATTAGCCCTAACTATCAATGACATAAAGGAGGCAAGACTGCTTGCCGCATTTGCCCAAGAGCGACTAGCAGAAGCGAACGCTTTATTGGCTAAAGGGAAAACGAATGAGGCAAATCTATCTCTTCAGAAGTCGCTGGAAACTCAGCAAAATGCTGTTCAAAAAACAGATCAGGCTTCCGGTTTGTCGACAACCGAAAAGTCTGCACTAGCAGAAACTGCGACACAATCGGCTGCTGCTGAAGTAAAGGCTTCAACACAAAAAGAACAAACAACAACAATCGCAGCTAATCCGGGCAGTGAGCAGATAGCAAATTCCGAGCAAACTGAAGCCGAAGATGTGACCTATCCTGTAAAGGAAGTGAAAAATCCTGAGCAGATACTGAAGGTAAAAGACGATTTGCAGCACAACATTCTAGCCTTGACCTCAGCATTGGAAAAAGTAGGAAATCCGAAAGCCCAGTTAGCTCTAATGAAAAATATAGAAAAGTCGTTTACCCATTTGGATAAAAAACTTTCCAAAATCGAAAGTAAAAAGCGACTGGAGCAGACGAATGAGGACGTAACAGCTAAGGTAGAGCAACATCCGGTTGCTTCGCTTGTTCCAACACCAGTTCCAACACCAGGAATATCACCAGCTATAAACGAGGCTATCTCAGTCCAAGAAAAACAGGAAATCTCGGTAGAGGAAAAAGCAGATCAGACAAAAAAGGGTAGAGACAACCAGGATATAAATAAATCCGATCAAGCAAAAGAAAAAAGGAACAAAAGCCACCACAACGGCAGCGAAAAAGGGAACGGCAACGGACACGATAAAAATAAGGGTAGTAAACAAGAATAA
- a CDS encoding MarR family winged helix-turn-helix transcriptional regulator encodes MKPRDAVSLISKIREKINRFIVSEMVKYGVDDIATSHGDIIYALLKKSRLTMAEIAKKIDKDKSTVTALVDKLVRLGYVTKERDTVDTRVVYVALTHKGEELRPVFEAISKEMLDVFYLDISEKEKEELLRILMKIYNNF; translated from the coding sequence ATGAAACCAAGAGATGCTGTATCATTAATTTCCAAAATTAGAGAGAAGATTAATCGGTTTATTGTGTCAGAAATGGTGAAATATGGGGTAGACGATATTGCCACTTCACATGGGGATATCATCTATGCACTACTTAAGAAGTCTAGACTGACAATGGCGGAGATCGCGAAGAAAATTGATAAGGATAAGTCTACTGTTACAGCACTTGTTGACAAGTTGGTCCGCCTCGGATATGTGACAAAGGAAAGGGACACAGTGGATACAAGGGTTGTATATGTTGCCTTAACTCATAAGGGAGAGGAACTGAGACCCGTATTTGAAGCAATATCAAAAGAAATGTTAGACGTTTTTTACTTGGATATTTCGGAAAAAGAAAAAGAGGAATTACTAAGAATTCTAATGAAGATTTATAACAACTTCTAA
- a CDS encoding alpha/beta hydrolase, with translation MKDYTKALPDHTVKYIGENDLFLEIFEGEDFPEAIQKRPPLLFVHGAYTGSWMWSKYIPHFISKGWKCYVMNLRSHYKSRLLDMTNVSFEDYLEDIKEVIAECGDSPILIGFSMGGILSQKLAETIEFAGLVVIDTSISKEVYELVPYKELTQMTPGIIVPAPVREEHSSIDESADDIEFQKKYLTMESSKAFSAFSKGGISIDSSLISCPGLVIKAVNCDDDNRRGRVTAEHLKAEYTGLWNTTHTGLLVGQRYMEVVDRIMEWLKRF, from the coding sequence ATGAAAGATTATACGAAAGCATTGCCCGATCATACTGTGAAATATATTGGGGAAAATGATTTATTTTTAGAAATATTCGAGGGAGAAGACTTTCCGGAGGCAATTCAAAAAAGACCTCCTCTGCTATTTGTACACGGTGCCTATACGGGCAGTTGGATGTGGAGCAAATACATTCCTCACTTTATAAGCAAAGGGTGGAAATGCTATGTTATGAATTTGAGAAGTCACTATAAAAGCAGGCTGCTCGATATGACAAATGTATCATTCGAGGATTATTTGGAGGATATTAAGGAGGTTATCGCCGAGTGTGGTGATTCACCGATTCTTATTGGATTTAGCATGGGTGGGATATTGAGCCAGAAGCTGGCTGAAACCATCGAGTTCGCCGGTTTAGTGGTGATCGATACAAGCATAAGCAAGGAAGTTTATGAATTAGTACCATACAAAGAATTAACTCAGATGACACCGGGAATCATAGTGCCTGCCCCAGTCCGTGAAGAGCATTCAAGCATAGATGAATCAGCAGATGATATTGAATTTCAGAAAAAGTATCTGACAATGGAGTCATCAAAGGCATTTAGCGCTTTTTCAAAGGGTGGAATTTCAATAGACAGCAGTTTGATATCTTGCCCAGGCTTGGTTATCAAAGCAGTAAATTGTGATGATGATAACCGGCGGGGGAGGGTTACAGCAGAGCATCTCAAGGCTGAATATACAGGGCTTTGGAATACGACTCACACCGGCTTGCTTGTTGGCCAGAGATATATGGAGGTAGTAGATAGAATAATGGAATGGTTAAAAAGGTTTTGA
- a CDS encoding formylglycine-generating enzyme family protein has product MDSHKPACCSASRNTTQSVHLTPAHEAQSVKPSIDQGNKVQMILLPGGKFLMGTDDLEGFPADGEGPVREIMVKPFYIDPCTVTNIEFKRFIDDTGYKTEAETFGWSFVFHLFVSEATAMKVKNSAQQTPWWWAVEGADWRHPDGPDSGIEDRLDHPVIHLSWNDAMAYCGWAGKRLPTEAEWEFAARGGLVQKRYPWGDELKQGGRHNCNIWQGKFPVKNNASDGYEGTAPVRSFDPNGYGLYNVSGNVWEWCSDWFSSTYHIQGTSDNPVGPSSGDSKVLRGGSYLCHKSYCNRYRVAARSKNTPDSSTGNIGFRCAADAD; this is encoded by the coding sequence ATGGATTCCCATAAACCGGCATGCTGTTCAGCAAGCCGAAATACCACACAATCAGTTCACTTGACTCCCGCACATGAGGCACAATCCGTGAAGCCCAGTATAGATCAAGGCAACAAAGTACAAATGATTTTATTGCCTGGCGGAAAGTTTTTGATGGGAACTGACGATCTAGAAGGATTTCCGGCAGATGGAGAAGGACCTGTCAGAGAGATTATGGTGAAACCTTTTTATATAGATCCTTGTACGGTAACGAATATTGAATTTAAACGATTTATCGATGATACTGGCTATAAGACAGAAGCAGAAACCTTCGGATGGTCGTTCGTGTTTCACCTTTTTGTCTCAGAAGCTACAGCGATGAAAGTGAAAAATTCCGCCCAGCAAACGCCATGGTGGTGGGCAGTGGAAGGCGCAGATTGGCGTCATCCGGATGGACCCGATTCCGGAATTGAGGACCGGTTGGATCATCCGGTTATTCATTTATCATGGAATGATGCCATGGCTTATTGCGGCTGGGCAGGTAAGCGGTTGCCTACGGAAGCGGAATGGGAATTTGCCGCTAGAGGCGGTCTTGTGCAAAAACGTTATCCCTGGGGAGATGAGCTTAAGCAGGGAGGACGACATAATTGCAACATTTGGCAAGGAAAGTTTCCAGTGAAAAATAATGCAAGCGACGGATATGAGGGCACGGCTCCAGTGAGATCCTTTGATCCAAACGGTTATGGCTTGTATAACGTCTCCGGTAACGTGTGGGAGTGGTGTTCGGATTGGTTCAGCTCAACTTATCATATCCAAGGCACGTCGGACAATCCGGTAGGACCTTCATCAGGAGATAGCAAGGTTCTGCGCGGCGGTTCCTACTTATGTCATAAATCCTATTGCAATCGGTATCGCGTTGCGGCTCGCAGCAAAAATACACCTGATAGCTCGACGGGAAACATCGGGTTTCGTTGTGCGGCTGATGCTGATTAA
- a CDS encoding response regulator transcription factor gives MMMKHLLLADDNANIRVLLRYAMTKEGYQVYEAQDGVEAVKLMEQAPIDLAIIDVMMPRMDGFDLCEYIRQNYDIPIIMLTARDQLSDKEEGYLRGTDDYVTKPFEPEELVFRVKALFRRYNRTSSDIIRMNRIVIDRKNIEVSDGQSVLFLPMKEFELLSQLAQYPGRLFSRDELIHLVWGADYEGDDRTVDVHIKRLRQRFADYADDFAIQTVRGIGYKIEVKAL, from the coding sequence ATAATGATGAAGCATCTGCTTCTGGCTGACGATAATGCAAATATAAGGGTGCTCCTTCGGTATGCCATGACCAAAGAAGGCTATCAGGTGTACGAAGCACAAGATGGCGTGGAAGCGGTCAAACTGATGGAACAAGCCCCTATTGATCTAGCAATTATTGATGTTATGATGCCAAGAATGGACGGTTTCGATCTTTGCGAGTACATTAGGCAAAATTACGATATTCCGATCATAATGCTCACTGCACGAGATCAACTGTCAGACAAAGAAGAAGGTTATTTGCGCGGCACGGATGACTATGTGACGAAGCCATTCGAGCCCGAGGAGCTGGTCTTCAGGGTCAAAGCGCTGTTTCGTCGCTATAATCGCACTTCAAGTGATATCATTCGGATGAATCGGATTGTTATAGATCGGAAAAATATAGAGGTTTCCGATGGTCAATCCGTTCTCTTTTTGCCGATGAAAGAATTCGAGCTGCTCTCGCAGCTTGCACAGTATCCAGGTCGCCTATTCTCGCGCGATGAACTTATTCATCTCGTCTGGGGAGCAGACTACGAAGGCGATGACCGCACTGTCGATGTCCATATAAAGCGGCTGCGCCAACGTTTTGCCGATTATGCGGACGATTTCGCTATTCAGACAGTGCGAGGTATCGGTTACAAGATTGAGGTGAAGGCGCTGTGA
- a CDS encoding sensor histidine kinase, translating into MRSLYFRVFLITIAVIFASSLLGFFLSNTYYHVKLKPFNDEKLVVIAEQMKQFVEKEPNSMDHYLHNAAALGYEIYLTDAQGDDRFYGRDFREHDLDTHAKDLVLGGGLYHGVAQFPNKPFISGFFDNRLSNTVGILVHVSDRNYALFMRPDVILQFGELRIFFALIGLFTVLISIIFFLISTRYLVKPITRLSEATKRIAQGNYNLRLPTNRRDEIGQLAGHFMTMSRELERVDQSRQQFVSNVSHEIQTPLTSIQGFAKVLAERDLPQKEREHYSSIIEEESRHLSLLSKQLLLLSSLEQGQETLTKMTFSLQGQIRQAVQVLQWQLEEKELLLKISVPDSIKLHGDEVLLMQVWMNLLSNAVNHIPSGRTIDIRAEQLNSQCVVYIRDTGNGIAPEHLPFLFDRFYRGDRARERSSGRTGLGLAIVKKIVQIHGGNIEVVSSSEGTLFTVALPQL; encoded by the coding sequence GTGAGATCGCTATACTTCCGAGTCTTCCTCATTACGATAGCTGTTATCTTTGCTAGCAGCTTGTTGGGCTTTTTCTTATCGAATACCTACTATCATGTGAAACTGAAGCCATTTAATGATGAGAAGCTCGTAGTCATTGCGGAGCAAATGAAGCAGTTTGTAGAGAAGGAACCTAATAGCATGGATCATTATTTGCACAATGCAGCGGCGCTTGGTTACGAAATCTATTTGACAGATGCGCAAGGCGACGATCGATTCTATGGGCGTGACTTTCGCGAGCATGATTTGGACACGCATGCCAAAGACTTGGTGCTTGGTGGCGGCTTGTACCATGGTGTTGCTCAGTTCCCCAATAAACCGTTTATCTCTGGCTTCTTCGATAATCGCTTAAGTAATACAGTCGGAATCCTCGTCCATGTCAGTGATCGAAACTATGCTTTGTTCATGCGTCCGGACGTGATTTTACAGTTTGGTGAATTGCGCATATTCTTTGCACTAATCGGTCTGTTCACTGTTCTCATTAGTATCATATTCTTCTTAATTAGTACAAGATATTTGGTTAAGCCGATTACGCGCTTATCTGAAGCAACGAAACGAATTGCCCAAGGTAACTATAATCTAAGATTACCGACCAATAGACGTGATGAAATTGGGCAATTGGCCGGACATTTTATGACGATGAGTCGAGAATTGGAACGAGTTGACCAATCACGTCAACAGTTTGTGTCGAATGTATCGCATGAAATTCAAACTCCACTCACCTCGATTCAGGGGTTTGCAAAAGTGTTGGCTGAGCGCGATCTTCCCCAGAAAGAACGTGAGCATTATTCATCCATTATTGAAGAAGAAAGCCGCCATCTCTCGCTGCTCAGCAAACAACTGCTCTTGCTCTCATCCCTGGAACAAGGACAAGAGACATTAACCAAAATGACATTCTCCCTACAGGGGCAAATTCGCCAAGCCGTTCAAGTGCTGCAATGGCAGTTAGAAGAAAAGGAGTTGCTGCTGAAGATATCAGTTCCCGATTCGATTAAGCTACATGGAGACGAGGTTCTACTCATGCAAGTATGGATGAACTTGCTTAGTAATGCAGTGAATCATATTCCAAGTGGAAGAACCATTGATATACGTGCAGAGCAATTGAACTCGCAATGTGTGGTTTATATTCGGGATACAGGCAACGGCATAGCCCCTGAGCATTTACCATTCTTGTTTGATCGGTTCTATCGGGGGGATCGTGCACGTGAGCGTTCATCCGGTCGAACAGGACTTGGACTTGCAATTGTAAAGAAAATTGTTCAAATCCATGGTGGTAATATAGAGGTGGTCAGCTCGTCTGAAGGAACACTCTTTACTGTGGCACTACCTCAGTTGTAA
- a CDS encoding ABC transporter permease: protein MYLAIREMRFAKGRYTLIATIMVLVSFLVLFVTGLAQGLGYDNAASVKNMAATHFVLEQDSNHRFTRSQVDQNQLEKAGLIVGKENAEPLGVKMTTVIPSDGTEKIDVTLLGINPGGWLAPTVTEGSPLSDQIKGHVLVDQKLSNSGVKIGTIIVDQASGTKWIVDGFVKNESFSHTPAVFLNKQDWLNLQAQTLTRQGTKSADSQVYNAIAIKNSNEKVRDLHAALPGTEVITKSEAVSAIPGYKEEQGSLLMMIVFLFVISAFVLAVFFYVITIQKTSQFGILKAIGTRTSYLARSVTMQVLVLSVGSLVISILLVQLFEAVLPSSMPFQLGFSTLALTCLSFVTMSLAGSLFSVWKVANIDALDAIGRTAA from the coding sequence ATGTATTTAGCTATTCGGGAAATGAGATTTGCTAAGGGTCGGTATACGTTAATCGCCACAATTATGGTTCTAGTTTCATTTCTTGTTCTGTTTGTCACTGGTCTTGCGCAGGGGCTTGGGTATGATAACGCGGCTTCTGTTAAGAATATGGCTGCAACTCATTTTGTCTTGGAACAGGATTCTAATCACCGCTTCACGAGGTCTCAGGTCGATCAGAATCAGCTTGAAAAGGCTGGCTTAATAGTAGGAAAAGAGAACGCAGAGCCGCTTGGTGTGAAAATGACAACCGTTATTCCATCTGATGGTACGGAGAAGATTGATGTTACACTGCTCGGGATTAATCCGGGTGGCTGGCTGGCGCCAACAGTAACAGAAGGTTCACCCCTCTCGGATCAGATAAAAGGACATGTTCTCGTTGATCAAAAGCTGTCTAATTCTGGAGTCAAAATAGGCACAATCATTGTAGATCAAGCTTCGGGAACAAAATGGATTGTAGATGGATTTGTGAAAAACGAGTCATTCAGCCATACACCGGCTGTTTTTCTAAATAAGCAGGACTGGCTTAATCTTCAGGCGCAGACACTTACTCGTCAAGGAACTAAATCAGCAGATAGTCAAGTTTACAATGCGATTGCCATTAAAAACTCGAACGAAAAAGTTAGAGATCTTCATGCCGCGCTGCCTGGTACAGAGGTTATAACGAAGTCTGAGGCAGTGTCAGCAATTCCTGGTTACAAAGAAGAGCAAGGCTCTCTTTTGATGATGATTGTATTCTTGTTTGTTATCTCTGCCTTTGTACTCGCTGTATTCTTTTATGTCATCACGATCCAGAAAACCAGTCAATTTGGTATTTTGAAAGCCATCGGTACGCGTACTTCATATTTAGCTAGAAGTGTGACGATGCAGGTTTTGGTCTTATCGGTCGGCAGTTTGGTCATTAGCATCCTGCTGGTACAACTGTTTGAAGCCGTATTGCCAAGTTCTATGCCATTTCAATTAGGTTTCTCCACATTGGCACTTACTTGCTTGTCCTTTGTAACCATGTCTCTGGCCGGTTCGCTATTTTCGGTGTGGAAGGTCGCCAACATTGACGCATTGGATGCGATTGGGAGGACAGCAGCATGA
- a CDS encoding ABC transporter ATP-binding protein gives MRNRLVLQAITRTFEDGGIERTILDKLNLEVAEGELVAVMGPSGSGKSTFLSIAGALLEPTSGQVLLDGESISGKGKQELSELRLRKIGFIFQSANLIPYLRVEEQLMLVAKLAGMDKAKAANRTKELIENLGLAHRQTAYPEKLSGGERQRVAIARALMNDPAVLFADEPTASLDASRGLDVVSMIAKQIKDQRKSAVMVTHDDRVLPLCDRVLFLENGKLVKK, from the coding sequence ATGAGAAACAGACTTGTATTACAGGCGATTACACGGACTTTTGAAGATGGCGGTATCGAAAGGACGATTTTGGATAAGTTAAACCTTGAGGTGGCCGAAGGTGAACTGGTTGCGGTAATGGGTCCTTCAGGCTCCGGTAAGAGTACTTTTCTGTCTATAGCAGGAGCACTTCTTGAACCAACGAGCGGGCAAGTTCTACTTGATGGAGAATCGATCAGCGGTAAAGGCAAGCAAGAACTTTCTGAATTGCGACTCCGAAAAATCGGATTTATTTTTCAAAGCGCCAACTTAATTCCATACTTGAGAGTGGAAGAACAACTGATGCTGGTAGCCAAACTTGCTGGAATGGACAAAGCAAAGGCAGCCAATCGAACAAAAGAGTTAATCGAGAATTTAGGATTAGCTCATCGCCAAACCGCATACCCTGAGAAGCTTTCAGGGGGGGAGCGTCAGCGGGTTGCTATCGCAAGAGCCTTGATGAATGACCCGGCAGTCCTGTTCGCAGATGAACCAACAGCAAGCTTAGACGCATCACGAGGGCTCGATGTTGTAAGTATGATCGCGAAGCAAATAAAGGATCAGCGAAAGAGCGCGGTTATGGTTACGCATGATGACCGAGTGTTGCCGCTTTGTGATCGAGTGTTATTCTTGGAAAATGGGAAATTAGTCAAAAAATAA